One segment of Brassica napus cultivar Da-Ae chromosome C3, Da-Ae, whole genome shotgun sequence DNA contains the following:
- the LOC106348039 gene encoding probable sphingolipid transporter spinster homolog 2 isoform X2, whose translation MDVVDGGVDRGQNPRATMERDSDDKIAEPSWFSPKKLLFVFCVVNLINYIDRGAIASNGVNGSLGTCTSTGTCSAGSGIQGDFNLSNFQDGVLSSAFMVGLLVASPIFASVAKSVNPFRLIGIGLSIWTLAVVGCGLSFDFWSITFCRMFVGVGEASFVSLAAPFIDDNAPQAQKSAWLAMFYMCIPTGYALGYVYGGLVGSVLPWRAAFWGEAILMLPFAVLGFVIKPLHLKGFAPDDKGKNRTDNLNVLPTGYGFSAVLKDLKLLLVDKVYVTNILGYIAYNFVLGAYSYWGPKAGYNIYKMENADMIFGGITVICGIVGTLSGGVVLDFMDATISNAFKLLSVSTFIGGLFCFAAFCFKSMYAFLALFAVGELLVFATQGPVNFIVLHCVKPSLRPLAMAMSTVSIHIFGDVPSSPLVGVLQDYVNNWRVTALVLTFVLFPAAAIWFIGIFLNSVDRYNEDSEPDAVTRESAVAPLLEEA comes from the exons ATGGATGTTGTAGACGGAGGAGTTGATCGGGGACAAAACCCTAGAGCAACTATGGAGAGGGATTCAGATGATAAGATCGCTGAGCCTTCTTGGTTCTCTCCTAAAAA GCTTCtctttgtgttttgtgtagtcaacttgataaattatatagatCGAGGAGCTATCGCAAGTAACGGTGTGAATGGGAGTCTTGGTACTTGCACCTCGACTGGTACATGTTCAGCTGGCAGCGGAATACA GGGGGATTTCAACTTGAGCAATTTTCAAGATGGAGTTTTGTCTTCTGCTTTCATGGTTGGCCTTCTTGTCGCCTCTCCTATCTTTGCTTCTGTAGCCAAGAG TGTTAACCCGTTTAGACTTATTGGAATTGGATTATCCATCTGGACTCTGGCTGTGGTTGGCTGCGGTTTATCCTTTGATTTCTGGTCCATCACATTCTGTCGAAT GTTTGTTGGTGTTGGTGAGGCATCATTTGTAAGCCTTGCTGCCCCATTTATCGACGATAATGCCCCTCAAGCTCAG aAATCAGCGTGGCTTGCTATGTTCTACATGTGTATTCCGACAGGATATGCTCTTGGCTATGTATATGGTGGACTG GTGGGGAGTGTTCTTCCGTGGCGTGCTGCATTTTGGGGAGAAGCTATCCTTATGCTTCCTTTTGCTGTTCTAGGTTTTGTTATCAAACCCTTGCATCTGAAAG GTTTCGCTCCAGATGATAAAGGAAAAAACCGGACAGATAACTTAAACGTTTTACCAACTGGTTATGGGTTCTCAGCTGTCTTGAAAGACTTGAAACTGCTTTTGGTAGATAAGGTTTATGTTACAAACATTCTCG gGTATATTGCTTACAACTTTGTCTTAGGCGCATATTCTTATTGGGGTCCAAAGGCTGGTTATAACATATACAAGATG GAAAACGCTGATATGATATTTGGAGGGATTACAGTTATCTGCGGAATCGTTGGCACATTGTCTGGAGGAGTTGTCTTAGATTTCATGGATGCTACAATCTCAAATGCTTTCAAG CTACTATCGGTTTCAACATTTATAGGAGGGTTGTTCTGCTTTGCTGCTTTCTGTTTCAAGAGCATGTATGCCTTTCTAGCTCTTTTTGCTGTTGGTGAACTTCTCGTCTTTGCCACTCAG GGTCCTGTGAATTTCATAGTTCTCCACTGTGTCAAACCAAGTCTGAGACCACTTGCAATGGCCATGTCTACTGTCTCTATACATATCTTTGGAGATGTTCCTTCCTCACCACTCGTTGGAGTTCTTCAG GACTATGTGAACAATTGGAGAGTGACTGCTCTTGTTCTTACGTTTGTTCTCTTTCCAGCTGCTGCTATTTGGTTCATAG GGATCTTCCTAAACAGTGTGGATCGTTATAACGAAGATTCGGAGCCTGATGCAGTGACCAGAGAATCAGCCGTTGCACCCCTTCTCGAGGAAGCATGa
- the LOC106377242 gene encoding NAC domain-containing protein 104 translates to MNLPPGFRFFPTDEELVVHFLQRKASLLPCHPDVIPDLDLYPYDPWDLPGKALGEGRQWYFYSRKTQQRVTSNGYWGSMEIDEPIFTSSTHKKVGIKKYFTFYLGNSKTNWIMQEYSLPDSSSSSKRSSKRSGRGSTSSSHKTDYSKWVICRVYEQNCSEEEDDDGPELSCLDEVFLSLDDLDEVSLP, encoded by the exons ATGAATTTACCACCGGGATTCAGGTTTTTCCCAACGGACGAAGAACTCGTCGTCCACTTTCTTCAGCGCAAAGCCTCACTCTTGCCTTGTCATCCTGACGTCATCCCCGACCTCGATCTTTACCCTTACGATCCTTGGGACCTTCCCG GTAAAGCTTTGGGAGAAGGGAGGCAATGGTACTTCTATAGTAGAAAGACGCAACAAAGAGTGACAAGCAATGGGTATTGGGGATCAATGGAAATAGACGAGCCAATCTTCACAAGCTCCACACACAAGAAAGTTGGCATCAAAAAGTATTTTACTTTCTATCTTGGAAATTCTAAAACTAACTGGATCATGCAAGAATATTCCCTcccagattcttcttcttcctctaagAGATCTTCTAAGAGATCAGGCCGTGGCTCTACTAGTTCTAGTCACAAAACC GATTATAGCAAGTGGGTGATATGCAGAGTGTATGAACAAAATTGCAGTGaggaagaggatgatgatggGCCAGAACTCTCATGTTTGGATGAAGTGTTTTTGTCTTTAGATGATCTTGACGAAGTAAGCTTACCGTGA
- the LOC106377246 gene encoding protein trichome birefringence-like 12 isoform X2 codes for MEFGSRRTYTTMPSKLRSSRLLLISLLLLLFYSTTLLRRPTTPNLVSPPPCDLFSGRWVYTPETPKPLYDETCPFHRNAWNCLKNRRENMGVINSWRWVPDGCGLSRIDPTRFLERMRNKNIGFVGDSLNENFVVSLLCILRVADPSAVKWKKKKAWRGAYFPKFNVTVAYHRSVLLAKYNREANEDGVKGAYRVDVDVPADEWINVTSFYDVLVFNSGHWWGYDKFPKETPLVFYRKGKPIHPPLDILQGFEVVVQQMVSYIQRQVPAKTLKFWRLQSPRHFYGGDWNQNGSCLLDKPLDKDQEQWSEQRSKKD; via the exons ATGGAGTTCGGATCCAGACGAACCTACACGACGATGCCGTCCAAGCTCCGATCCTCACGTCTCTTACTCATTtctctcctccttctcctcttctatTCCACCACCCTTCTCCGCCGTCCCACCACTCCAAACCTCGTCTCTCCTCCGCCGTGCGATCTCTTCTCCGGCCGATGGGTCTACACTCCAGAAACTCCGAAGCCCCTGTACGACGAGACGTGCCCGTTCCACCGAAACGCTTGGAACTGCTTAAAGAACAGGCGAGAAAACATGGGTGTCATCAATTCGTGGAGATGGGTCCCCGATGGGTGCGGGCTGAGTCGGATTGACCCGACCCGGTTTCTTGAGAGGATGAGGAACAAGAACATCGGGTTCGTTGGGGACTCTCTGAACGAGAATTTCGTGGTTTCGTTGCTGTGTATACTTAGAGTGGCTGATCCGAGTGCTGTCAAgtggaaaaagaagaaagcttgGCGTGGTGCTTACTTCCCTAAGTTCAACGTCACTGTGGCTTATCACAGATCCGTTCTTCTCGCTAAATACAA CCGAGAAGCTAATGAAGACGGGGTTAAAGGAGCTTATCGAGTTGATGTTGATGTTCCTGCTGATGAGTGGATCAATGTCACTAGCTTCTACGATGTTCTCGTATTTAACTCTGGCCATTG GTGGGGTTACGATAAGTTTCCTAAAGAGACACCTCTTGTCTTCTACCGAAAGGGAAAGCCGATACATCCTCCTCTTGATATATTGCAAGGGTTTGAAGTTGTTGTTCAACAAATGGTTTCGTATATCCAACGACAAGTCCCGGCGAAGACCCTTAAGTTCTGGCGCTTGCAATCACCGAGGCATTTCTATGGCGGTGATTGGAACCAGAACGGTAGTTGTTTGCTCGATAAACCACTCGACAAAGACCAG GAACAATGGAGTGAACAAAGAAGCAAGAAGGATTAA
- the LOC106377248 gene encoding uncharacterized protein LOC106377248 yields MSLRLLHLLPQNTSFNRNLEFRCLLTRPVTRIQCIRREDEDDGIISNRRTRKAKNKKKKTMSDSELAKDLAREIGKANTVSEQRREAMKKSGEILWGEFCKHVGLKEEEMRVKWRKIGEEEKVVLVREFVDEWGVDFQPLSVRSVKEMVEEECLVADKTIEPSSSAMSSFSGLFPGLKRIIGFE; encoded by the coding sequence ATGTCGCTGAGGTTACTTCATCTCCTTCCTCAAAACACTTCCTTTAACCGGAATCTCGAGTTTCGCTGTCTATTAACCCGACCCGTAACCCGGATTCAGTGCATCAGGAGAGAGGATGAAGACGATGGCATCATCAGCAACAGGAGGACGAGGAAGGccaagaataagaagaagaaaacaatgagCGATTCGGAGCTGGCGAAGGATCTGGCGAGAGAGATCGGGAAGGCGAACACGGTGTCGGAACAGAGAAGAGAAGCGATGAAGAAGAGCGGTGAGATTCTGTGGGGAGAGTTCTGTAAGCATGTGGGtttgaaagaagaagagatgagggtTAAATGGAGGAAgattggagaagaagagaaagtggTTTTGGTTAGAGAGTTTGTGGATGAGTGGGGTGTTGATTTCCAGCCTTTGTCTGTTAGATCTGTTAAGGAAATGGTTGAAGAAGAGTGTTTGGTTGCTGACAAAACAATCGAACCTTCTTCTTCGGCGATGTCTTCGTTTTCTGGGTTGTTTCCTGGTCTAAAGAGAATCATAGGCTTTGAGTAA
- the LOC125583072 gene encoding uncharacterized protein LOC125583072, whose product MENLPQDGNVLGGIDPRADHLRPQHRLGIRAPAVENNNFEIKLGLLNTIENNKYHGLAVEDLFDHLYKFDKYCGLSKMNGAHQWEKTLPSATVTTWDECKRAFLDKFFSTSRIAKIRNEIYGFQQKSLERFSEAWERFKGYWSQCPHHGFSKVSLLSTFYREALSQCRNRLDTASNGFFLGRTEEEAEELVENMAKSDSIYSEEHDRINRSDDRQTKKELKSLQAKLDLLLAEKAKQEKMNFVGDQIQEAPPVINEVDSLEGQEELCFINANGTWYKKEPNFQYQNNYQQRPLYNNQQGGYQANQSPQTHESSSQTQTPDSSVDFMFKQLLEFQARNEKTMIYEFKNIHAKIDENYSDLNNKYMQLASHLKALENQVASMPSSSKQPMGSLPRKLEKNLKESCNAVFSTTSPKIELSDHEKEEDEIERLVCGAEFGEVERFVVATAEAQIVKDAATKVEATNLQRTEHKADNKLKEVKLEEATKVELSPYDKLPFPQRVLTKAQKKVLSKFRKDLTDVGVRFPEISGMREAHVQMMLINDILDHQAEVAELLDISIMKIDPPIPPKFLPKIKSQGMFTLPCNLGKFTFDDALVDSGASVNVISIEMMKSLGIESMEPNISSLQFGDSSSTTPIGLIKDFPLKIGACIIPIDLTVLKMATEKRVPLILGTPFLTTVGACIDFANKKTKAEGVGIEKESLAGESSKELCDAHLESAKKLEVSRATKVAHDKKKIVKEPQPPPLDKTLHTLTLHPMKLKDGAIEYKIKCKGRSKSFSSARAIITPQLQDDPIKLQELLSQVLTITLEGGKDPPLH is encoded by the exons ATGGAGAATCTGCCTCAAGATGGTAATGTCCTAGGAGGAATTGATCCAAGAGCTGATCATCTTAGACCACAGCACCG GTTGGGAAtcagagcaccagctgtggagaacaacaactttgagatcaagttaGGGCTGCTCAACACtatagagaacaacaagtatcatggtcttGCTGTTGAAGACCTTTTTGATCACTTGTACAAGTTTGATAAGTATTGTGGCTTGTCCAAGATGaatggt gcacACCAATGGGAGAAGACTCTTCCAAGTGCCACTgtcactacttgggatgagtgcaagagagctTTCCTAGACAAGTTTTTCTCTACTTCAAGGATAGCTAAGATCAGGAACGAAATCTATGGGTTTCAACAGAAAAGTCTAGAGAGGTTCAGTGAAGcatgggagaggttcaagggCTATTGGTCTCAATGTCCTCATCATGGTTTCAGCAAAGTGAGTTTGCTTAGCACCTTCTATAGAGAAGCTCTATCACAGTGCAGAAACAGACTTGATACTGCtagcaatggtttcttcttgggaagaactgaggaagaaGCAGAGGAACTGGTAGAGAACATGGCCAAGAGTGACTCAATCTACAGTGAGGAGCATGATAGGATCAACAGAAGTGATGATCGGCAGACAAAGAAAGAGCTGAAGTCTCTCCAAGCCAAGTTGGATCTACTTCTTGCAGAAAAGGCTAAGCAGGAGAAGATGAACTTTGTTGGTGACCAGATTCAAGAGGCACCTCCAGTGATCAATGAGGTTGATAGTTTAGAAGGCCAAGAGGAGTTGTGCTTCATCAATGCTAATGGCacatggtacaagaaagagcccaactttcagtaccaAAACAACTACCAGCAAAGGCCACTCTACAACAATCAGCAAGGAGGTTACCAAGCCAACCAGTCTCCTCAGACTCACGAAAGCTCTTCTCAAACTCAAACTCCAGATTCAAGTGTGGATTTTATGTTCAAGCAACTCTTGGAATTTCAGGCCAGAAATGAGAAGACCATGATTTATGAGTTCAAGAACATCCATGCAAAGATTGATGAGAATTATTCTGACCTCAACAACAAGTACATGCAACTTGCCTCTCATCTCAAAGCTTTGGAGAATCAAGTTGCTTCTATGCCTTCATCCTCCAAGCAGCCAATGGGGTCTTTaccaagaaaactagaaaagaaCCTCAAGGAGTCTTGCAATGCTGTCTTCTCCACTACTTCTCCAAAGATTGAGCTGAGTGATCATGAGAAAGAGGAGGATGAGATTGAAAGATTAGTATGTGGAGCTGAGTTTGGGGAAGTTGAGAGATTTGTTGTAGCCACAGCTGAAGCACAAATTGTGAAAGATGCTGCCACAAAGGTTGAAGCAACGAATCTGCAAAGAACTGAGCACAAGGCTGACAACAAGCTGAAAGAGGTTAAGCTAGAGGAAGCAACTAAGGTTGAGCTATCACCCTATGATAAACTCCCTTTCCCCCAAAGAgttctcaccaaagctcagaaGAAGGTGCTCTCTAAATTTAGAAAAGATCTTACTGATGTTGGGGTCAGGTTTCCAGAAATCTCGGGTATGCGTGAAGCTCATGTCCAGATGATGCTCATCAATGACATTCTAGACCACCAAGCTGAAGTGGCTGAGCTTTTGGACATCTCCATTATGAAGATTGATCCACCAATCCCTCCAAAGTTCCTCCCTAAGATTAAGTCTCAAGGGATGTTCACCTTGCCTTGCAACCTTGGCAAGTTCActtttgatgatgctcttgttgattctggtgcaagtgtAAATGTGATCTCAATAGAGATGATGAAGAGCCTAGGGATTGAGAGCATGGAGCCAAACATATCTTCACTACAGTTTGGAGATTCCTCTTCTACAACTCctattggtctcatcaaggacttccctttgaagattggaGCATGCATAATTCCTATAGACCTCACTGTTCtgaagatggcaactgagaagagagtCCCATTGATCCTTGGCACTCCATTCCTTACAACAGTGGGAGCTTGCATAGACtttgccaacaagaag ACAAAGGCTGAAGGGGTTGGTATTGAGAAAGAAAGTCTTGCTGGAGAGTCCTCTAAAGAGCTGTGTGATGCGCACTTGGAAAGTGCTAAAAAGTTGGAAGTGAGTAGAGCTACAAAGGTTGCtcatgacaagaagaagattgtgAAAGAACCTCAACCTCCACCTCTTGATAAGACTCTTCACACTCTCACTCTCCACCCAATGAAGCTTAAAGATGGGGCCATTGAGTACAAAATCAAATGCAAGGGGAGGTCTAAGTCATTCTCAAGTGCAAGGGCCATCATCACTCCTCAGCTCCAAgatgatccaatcaagcttcaagagcttctctctcaagTCCTCACCATCACTCTTGAAGGTGGGAAAGATCCTCCTCTTCATTAG
- the LOC106377246 gene encoding protein trichome birefringence-like 12 isoform X1, which yields MEFGSRRTYTTMPSKLRSSRLLLISLLLLLFYSTTLLRRPTTPNLVSPPPCDLFSGRWVYTPETPKPLYDETCPFHRNAWNCLKNRRENMGVINSWRWVPDGCGLSRIDPTRFLERMRNKNIGFVGDSLNENFVVSLLCILRVADPSAVKWKKKKAWRGAYFPKFNVTVAYHRSVLLAKYNREANEDGVKGAYRVDVDVPADEWINVTSFYDVLVFNSGHWWGYDKFPKETPLVFYRKGKPIHPPLDILQGFEVVVQQMVSYIQRQVPAKTLKFWRLQSPRHFYGGDWNQNGSCLLDKPLDKDQLDLWFDPRNNGVNKEARRINQIIKSELQNTEIKLLDLTHLSEYRADAHPAIWLGKQDAVAIWGQDCMHWCLPGVPDTWVDILAELILGNLKTE from the exons ATGGAGTTCGGATCCAGACGAACCTACACGACGATGCCGTCCAAGCTCCGATCCTCACGTCTCTTACTCATTtctctcctccttctcctcttctatTCCACCACCCTTCTCCGCCGTCCCACCACTCCAAACCTCGTCTCTCCTCCGCCGTGCGATCTCTTCTCCGGCCGATGGGTCTACACTCCAGAAACTCCGAAGCCCCTGTACGACGAGACGTGCCCGTTCCACCGAAACGCTTGGAACTGCTTAAAGAACAGGCGAGAAAACATGGGTGTCATCAATTCGTGGAGATGGGTCCCCGATGGGTGCGGGCTGAGTCGGATTGACCCGACCCGGTTTCTTGAGAGGATGAGGAACAAGAACATCGGGTTCGTTGGGGACTCTCTGAACGAGAATTTCGTGGTTTCGTTGCTGTGTATACTTAGAGTGGCTGATCCGAGTGCTGTCAAgtggaaaaagaagaaagcttgGCGTGGTGCTTACTTCCCTAAGTTCAACGTCACTGTGGCTTATCACAGATCCGTTCTTCTCGCTAAATACAA CCGAGAAGCTAATGAAGACGGGGTTAAAGGAGCTTATCGAGTTGATGTTGATGTTCCTGCTGATGAGTGGATCAATGTCACTAGCTTCTACGATGTTCTCGTATTTAACTCTGGCCATTG GTGGGGTTACGATAAGTTTCCTAAAGAGACACCTCTTGTCTTCTACCGAAAGGGAAAGCCGATACATCCTCCTCTTGATATATTGCAAGGGTTTGAAGTTGTTGTTCAACAAATGGTTTCGTATATCCAACGACAAGTCCCGGCGAAGACCCTTAAGTTCTGGCGCTTGCAATCACCGAGGCATTTCTATGGCGGTGATTGGAACCAGAACGGTAGTTGTTTGCTCGATAAACCACTCGACAAAGACCAG CTTGACTTGTGGTTTGATCCCAGGAACAATGGAGTGAACAAAGAAGCAAGAAGGATTAATCAAATTATCAAGAGCGAGCTGCAAAACACAGAGATCAAGCTACTTGATCTGACCCATCTAAGCGAATACAGAGCTGATGCTCATCCTGCTATCTGGTTAGGGAAACAGGACGCGGTGGCGATATGGGGACAAGACTGTATGCACTGGTGCCTACCTGGTGTTCCAGACACATGGGTCGATATCTTAGCTGAACTCATTCTCGGTAACCTAAAAACAGAGTAA
- the LOC106348039 gene encoding probable sphingolipid transporter spinster homolog 2 isoform X1, protein MDVVDGGVDRGQNPRATMERDSDDKIAEPSWFSPKKLLFVFCVVNLINYIDRGAIASNGVNGSLGTCTSTGTCSAGSGIQGDFNLSNFQDGVLSSAFMVGLLVASPIFASVAKSVNPFRLIGIGLSIWTLAVVGCGLSFDFWSITFCRMFVGVGEASFVSLAAPFIDDNAPQAQKSAWLAMFYMCIPTGYALGYVYGGLVGSVLPWRAAFWGEAILMLPFAVLGFVIKPLHLKGASSKLQNTHTMLLIDLNLFLMSLLVWLPSGFAPDDKGKNRTDNLNVLPTGYGFSAVLKDLKLLLVDKVYVTNILGYIAYNFVLGAYSYWGPKAGYNIYKMENADMIFGGITVICGIVGTLSGGVVLDFMDATISNAFKLLSVSTFIGGLFCFAAFCFKSMYAFLALFAVGELLVFATQGPVNFIVLHCVKPSLRPLAMAMSTVSIHIFGDVPSSPLVGVLQDYVNNWRVTALVLTFVLFPAAAIWFIGIFLNSVDRYNEDSEPDAVTRESAVAPLLEEA, encoded by the exons ATGGATGTTGTAGACGGAGGAGTTGATCGGGGACAAAACCCTAGAGCAACTATGGAGAGGGATTCAGATGATAAGATCGCTGAGCCTTCTTGGTTCTCTCCTAAAAA GCTTCtctttgtgttttgtgtagtcaacttgataaattatatagatCGAGGAGCTATCGCAAGTAACGGTGTGAATGGGAGTCTTGGTACTTGCACCTCGACTGGTACATGTTCAGCTGGCAGCGGAATACA GGGGGATTTCAACTTGAGCAATTTTCAAGATGGAGTTTTGTCTTCTGCTTTCATGGTTGGCCTTCTTGTCGCCTCTCCTATCTTTGCTTCTGTAGCCAAGAG TGTTAACCCGTTTAGACTTATTGGAATTGGATTATCCATCTGGACTCTGGCTGTGGTTGGCTGCGGTTTATCCTTTGATTTCTGGTCCATCACATTCTGTCGAAT GTTTGTTGGTGTTGGTGAGGCATCATTTGTAAGCCTTGCTGCCCCATTTATCGACGATAATGCCCCTCAAGCTCAG aAATCAGCGTGGCTTGCTATGTTCTACATGTGTATTCCGACAGGATATGCTCTTGGCTATGTATATGGTGGACTG GTGGGGAGTGTTCTTCCGTGGCGTGCTGCATTTTGGGGAGAAGCTATCCTTATGCTTCCTTTTGCTGTTCTAGGTTTTGTTATCAAACCCTTGCATCTGAAAGGTGCGTCTTCCAAgttacaaaacacacacactatGTTGCTCATAGACTTGAACCTATTTCTTATGAGTCTTCTTGTTTGGTTACCTTCAGGTTTCGCTCCAGATGATAAAGGAAAAAACCGGACAGATAACTTAAACGTTTTACCAACTGGTTATGGGTTCTCAGCTGTCTTGAAAGACTTGAAACTGCTTTTGGTAGATAAGGTTTATGTTACAAACATTCTCG gGTATATTGCTTACAACTTTGTCTTAGGCGCATATTCTTATTGGGGTCCAAAGGCTGGTTATAACATATACAAGATG GAAAACGCTGATATGATATTTGGAGGGATTACAGTTATCTGCGGAATCGTTGGCACATTGTCTGGAGGAGTTGTCTTAGATTTCATGGATGCTACAATCTCAAATGCTTTCAAG CTACTATCGGTTTCAACATTTATAGGAGGGTTGTTCTGCTTTGCTGCTTTCTGTTTCAAGAGCATGTATGCCTTTCTAGCTCTTTTTGCTGTTGGTGAACTTCTCGTCTTTGCCACTCAG GGTCCTGTGAATTTCATAGTTCTCCACTGTGTCAAACCAAGTCTGAGACCACTTGCAATGGCCATGTCTACTGTCTCTATACATATCTTTGGAGATGTTCCTTCCTCACCACTCGTTGGAGTTCTTCAG GACTATGTGAACAATTGGAGAGTGACTGCTCTTGTTCTTACGTTTGTTCTCTTTCCAGCTGCTGCTATTTGGTTCATAG GGATCTTCCTAAACAGTGTGGATCGTTATAACGAAGATTCGGAGCCTGATGCAGTGACCAGAGAATCAGCCGTTGCACCCCTTCTCGAGGAAGCATGa
- the LOC106377243 gene encoding uncharacterized protein LOC106377243: MMGRRSLVGVGALFLILLTTFPSSRALVSSPEANHHYPKAISDLKEAIVKGLGFQSEEVKISGFDVRDALVGHAVSYEFDLEIDKKVLPIKLLEDVNRWEYVDLPIFQVEQPNGLVPMRNKKKSGDVSPVLAPFQLAGPMELWIQDANDMRLSLPYDVDAGVLKKVILGDGAVVTVKGARSVSLRHPIDLPLPLNQSSSEFASGLLSLAEQLRRGASSTDQETPLLSLRIVGPTSLASTSQSPESKLKLKRLAPGLVELSSMSKDKGSSSSSVTTIDGVTTTVLTPREFTTMWPITSINGSNANLLGFEKLLTSVLGPKAQEEGSFKVLKADVAAQTFMKIGFGVERKLREGDLEGLNFPEWRTKPKTMRMHFEVLAKVDGDKVVPENVMRVDPIPLEDTVAQNVITGNVTMSKLLIVQPPPSPFTL, translated from the exons ATGATGGGTCGCAGATCATTGGTTGGTGTCGGAGCTCTGTTTCTGATTCTCTTAACAACGTTTCCATCGTCTAGAGCTTTGGTTTCGTCTCCTGAAGCTAACCATCATTACCCTAAAGCCATCTCG GATTTGAAGGAAGCAATTGTGAAGGGACTTGGGTTCCAATCAGAAGAAGTCAAGATCTCTGGGTTTGATGTGAGGGATGCATTGGTAGGGCATGCTGTTTCTTATGAGTTTGATCTTGAGATCGATAAGAAAGTTCTTCCCATCAAGCTTCTTGAAGATGTGAATCGATGGGAGTATGTTGACCTCCCTATTTTCCAAGTGGAACAACCTAATGGTTTGGTTCCTATGAGGAACAAGAAGAAGTCTGGTGATGTTTCGCCTGTTTTAGCTCCGTTTCAGCTTGCTGGCCCCATGGAACTGTGGATCCAAGATGCTAACGATATGCGTCTTTCACTGCCT TATGATGTTGATGCTGGTGTTTTGAAGAAAGTGATATTAGGAGATGGTGCTGTTGTTACTGTCAAAGGAGCTAGATCAGTTAGTCTGCGCCACCCTATTGATTTGCCACTTCCATTAAACCAAAGCTCCAGCGAGTTTGCCTCTGGTCTTCTCTCATTAGCTGAGCAGCTTCGACGTGGTGCTTCATCAACTGATCAAGAAACCCCACTTCTCTCTCTCCGCATTGTTGGTCCTACTTCCCTTGCATCGACCTCGCAGTCTCCTGAGAGCAAACTCAAGCTTAAGCGCCTTGCGCCTGGACTTGTGGAACTATCCTCCATGTCTAAAGACAAaggtagtagtagtagtagtgtCACAACAATTGACGGTGTTACTACAACTGTCCTCACGCCAAGGGAGTTCACAACCATGTGGCCAATCACTTCAATCAACGGCTCCAACGCTAACTTACTCGGCTTTGAGAAGCTGTTGACCTCTGTTTTAGGTCCCAAAGCTCAGGAAGAAGGTTCTTTTAAGGTGTTGAAAGCAGATGTTGCAGCTCAAACGTTTATGAAGATTGGTTTTGGTGTAGAGAGGAAGCTGAGGGAAGGTGATCTTGAAGGATTAAACTTTCCAGAGTGGAgaacaaaacccaaaacaatgaGAATGCATTTTGAGGTTCTTGCTAAGGTTGATGGTGACAAGGTTGTGCCAGAGAACGTAATGAGGGTTGATCCTATACCGTTGGAGGATACGGTTGCGCAGAATGTGATTACCGGGAATGTAACCATGTCGAAACTTCTAATCGTTCAGCCTCCTCCAAGCCCTTTCACCTTGTAA